One genomic window of Polyangium aurulentum includes the following:
- a CDS encoding ATP-binding protein, protein MLLALALGEAPAERLTDQERAAIAVETPVTSALRWATAVESVRHLALVGPPGTGKTFAAQLASRYGVVGIELPSAEAVTAGEVARDIVAALRENRRLLLTARADDLSTWAARDDLDGALAAILQETREAAGARDEWPPPASCSIAVLDLAYVVTARTEVIDDLLRRAASLAQGAPRDTAREAASVALRDLNVRAWARACVLDAERRMGPLTISELWRFVATLACGARPIRGRCRFDVADSVAARLLRHEFAPEALRALAKKQEAIREDALAAHAGFDGVEEDVYCSDPQALAGQSAVFLLAPPALDRPQDDYRALINRLAPGVVVSAHAVFSPMFADSLTRVLTLGARRPSLHEGVGEHVEFFSSSSTYVSAVVPNPFMCRALGNAWVAALHVRCGGQSFVLGARAYDAVRALAAQGKENGLALHADGAARRNRGLTASDQARAVSADLQAEVAQGTSRDRDSNARRAPIASADLAFAARPLGLLFALSARGALDDAVCDGGAVRVASPADLGATTPTLTSRPEFTERWQPRDRIALGTSLREFIEARIEIVGAFAAAGSTGSRALDASLSLDVMSIGACSSVAVERYLSAYAALMDAAVTAGGEVLDRALMLDVAYCPVDALRRARLLPLHPLMVSRWAPPDDEGSGRLPPVLAVSQQRTFALYAEGEPGFYHGEPEQWPTIAEQRGAVRDATGAWLRHAGEIARLDVDLIDARFATSLVEEVASCVARRALERRAMPAIVKVRLFASSFPRAASLAPITLDKVDGVPIVCDPSVRSVSEARGDAFVFAVIPAPHGGRRPRVASNRLPGALASYGRALAAVYIDSRPHELEHSPEPSVRCSAFISWTASPLEDGGSRGHWRLSLRDHLAPTSLPTSASASAASTPSSAPGVAVGAEPSATTAEASTPFSEDRRTEGGCGTPLANLVVTTETRRWTREALRAQVARTLGRVAYVSDEALIADLVRDTVAARRGPLRHAVVGDIVECVGSLLERDNPREVVARTVDALVDLGDLVARRSSERGPYVLELASAALVELRGSERTILLGRAESALSDGARAAVAVAGMLRVLDLGRAREARDELRFRGVVEIAWEEWARVPRFGSPDESLGAESDMKRFDGKFDEYDAFDPSTPPNFYRGRFLRGALEAVLERDRWAVASRDAGFDAREYRLFRRADGVVTSAAVDHARFVELAAACAARAAGGRQFMATEERGALRLHFPPPRWLARLLALGQAVDPGRALVAWLVPDDLLADVRSALRRGLWCEVAPN, encoded by the coding sequence TTGTTGCTCGCGCTGGCGCTCGGCGAGGCGCCGGCGGAGAGGTTGACCGATCAAGAGCGCGCCGCGATCGCGGTCGAGACCCCAGTCACGAGCGCACTCCGTTGGGCTACGGCAGTGGAGAGCGTGCGACACCTCGCTCTAGTAGGGCCGCCGGGGACTGGCAAGACCTTCGCTGCACAATTAGCCAGCCGCTATGGTGTCGTGGGCATTGAACTGCCGAGCGCGGAGGCTGTCACTGCCGGCGAGGTCGCGCGTGACATCGTGGCTGCGCTCCGCGAAAACCGCAGGCTCCTGCTTACGGCGCGCGCAGACGATCTCTCGACGTGGGCCGCACGCGACGACCTCGATGGAGCACTCGCGGCTATCCTACAAGAAACACGTGAAGCCGCGGGGGCGCGTGACGAGTGGCCCCCACCGGCCTCCTGCTCGATCGCGGTACTCGATCTTGCGTACGTAGTCACCGCGCGTACAGAGGTCATCGACGACCTGTTGCGCCGCGCGGCGTCGCTCGCGCAGGGGGCGCCTCGCGATACCGCTCGCGAGGCCGCGTCAGTCGCCTTGCGTGACCTCAACGTGCGCGCCTGGGCGCGCGCCTGCGTGCTCGACGCAGAGCGGCGCATGGGGCCGCTCACCATCTCGGAACTCTGGCGCTTCGTCGCGACCCTCGCGTGCGGGGCGCGACCGATCCGCGGTCGCTGCCGCTTCGATGTCGCGGATTCTGTTGCCGCGCGACTGTTGCGGCACGAGTTCGCACCGGAGGCGTTGCGTGCGTTGGCGAAGAAGCAGGAGGCCATCCGCGAGGATGCCCTCGCCGCGCACGCTGGCTTTGATGGTGTAGAGGAGGACGTCTACTGCTCCGACCCGCAGGCGCTCGCCGGGCAATCCGCGGTGTTCCTCCTTGCACCACCAGCCCTCGATCGCCCCCAGGACGATTACCGAGCGCTCATAAACCGCTTGGCGCCGGGCGTCGTCGTCAGCGCGCACGCGGTCTTCTCGCCGATGTTCGCGGATTCGCTCACGAGGGTCTTGACCTTGGGAGCGAGGCGTCCGTCACTGCACGAGGGCGTCGGAGAGCACGTGGAGTTCTTCTCGTCCTCCTCGACGTACGTGTCGGCGGTGGTGCCGAACCCGTTCATGTGTCGGGCACTCGGTAACGCCTGGGTCGCCGCCTTGCACGTGCGATGTGGTGGCCAGTCGTTCGTCCTCGGGGCACGCGCATACGACGCCGTCCGTGCTCTTGCCGCGCAGGGGAAAGAGAATGGCCTCGCGCTGCACGCTGACGGCGCAGCGCGACGCAACCGGGGACTGACCGCTTCCGACCAGGCACGTGCAGTCTCTGCTGATCTCCAAGCGGAGGTGGCGCAGGGCACCTCAAGAGACCGTGACAGCAACGCGCGCAGGGCCCCCATCGCTTCGGCGGACCTCGCGTTCGCGGCGCGTCCGCTCGGGCTACTGTTCGCGTTGAGCGCCCGCGGGGCGCTCGACGACGCAGTCTGTGATGGAGGAGCAGTTCGTGTCGCATCGCCCGCCGACCTGGGGGCGACGACGCCCACGCTCACCTCGCGGCCGGAGTTCACCGAGCGCTGGCAACCGAGAGACCGCATCGCGCTCGGCACCTCGCTACGCGAGTTCATCGAGGCTCGCATCGAGATCGTCGGCGCGTTCGCGGCCGCGGGTTCTACTGGTTCGCGCGCACTCGACGCATCTTTGTCGCTGGACGTAATGTCCATCGGTGCGTGCTCGAGCGTTGCCGTCGAGCGCTACCTGAGTGCCTACGCAGCGCTGATGGACGCCGCTGTCACAGCGGGGGGAGAGGTGCTTGATCGCGCGCTGATGCTCGATGTCGCGTACTGCCCTGTGGACGCGCTGCGACGTGCGAGATTGTTACCGCTCCATCCCCTCATGGTGTCGCGGTGGGCCCCCCCCGATGACGAAGGCTCAGGGCGGTTGCCGCCGGTACTCGCTGTTTCTCAACAGAGAACGTTCGCGCTCTACGCTGAGGGAGAGCCAGGCTTCTATCACGGCGAACCCGAGCAATGGCCCACGATCGCTGAGCAACGCGGCGCGGTTCGAGACGCGACCGGTGCATGGCTGCGCCACGCCGGAGAGATCGCGAGGTTGGACGTCGACTTGATCGACGCGCGCTTCGCGACGTCGCTTGTCGAGGAGGTCGCGTCGTGCGTCGCAAGACGCGCGCTTGAGCGACGTGCGATGCCGGCGATCGTGAAAGTACGCCTGTTCGCGTCGTCATTTCCGCGTGCGGCATCGCTCGCGCCGATCACGCTGGACAAAGTAGATGGAGTGCCCATCGTCTGCGACCCGTCGGTCCGCTCGGTATCCGAAGCGCGAGGAGACGCGTTCGTCTTCGCCGTCATCCCTGCCCCCCACGGCGGACGGCGCCCGCGAGTAGCATCGAATCGCCTACCGGGCGCCCTCGCGTCGTATGGGCGTGCTCTAGCAGCGGTGTACATCGACTCTCGACCGCACGAGTTGGAACACTCACCTGAACCCTCGGTTCGATGCTCCGCGTTCATCTCGTGGACGGCCTCTCCGCTCGAGGATGGGGGCAGTAGAGGCCACTGGCGTTTGAGCCTCCGCGACCATCTGGCGCCCACGTCTCTGCCGACGAGCGCGTCTGCGAGCGCTGCATCGACACCCTCGTCCGCTCCAGGAGTCGCAGTCGGGGCCGAGCCCTCGGCCACAACTGCGGAAGCATCGACTCCTTTCTCCGAAGATCGTCGAACGGAGGGTGGCTGCGGCACGCCGCTTGCGAACTTGGTCGTGACCACTGAGACGCGGCGATGGACGCGCGAGGCTCTCCGCGCTCAGGTCGCGCGCACGCTGGGTCGTGTGGCGTACGTGAGCGACGAGGCGCTGATCGCAGACCTCGTGCGAGACACGGTCGCCGCGCGACGCGGCCCCCTTCGCCACGCTGTTGTGGGCGATATCGTCGAGTGTGTCGGGTCGCTTCTTGAGCGCGATAACCCCAGGGAGGTCGTCGCGCGCACGGTCGATGCGCTCGTCGATCTAGGCGACCTCGTCGCTCGCCGCTCAAGCGAGCGCGGGCCGTACGTTCTCGAACTCGCTTCGGCGGCACTCGTCGAACTTCGTGGCTCGGAACGAACGATCCTTCTCGGACGTGCCGAGAGCGCGCTGTCCGACGGTGCGCGCGCGGCCGTCGCGGTGGCGGGGATGTTGCGCGTGCTCGACCTTGGGAGGGCGCGAGAGGCGCGCGACGAACTGCGTTTCCGTGGTGTCGTCGAGATCGCATGGGAGGAGTGGGCGCGCGTCCCGCGATTTGGGTCTCCTGATGAATCGCTGGGCGCGGAGAGCGACATGAAGCGCTTCGACGGGAAGTTCGATGAGTACGATGCGTTCGACCCTTCGACTCCGCCGAACTTCTATCGTGGCAGGTTCCTACGTGGAGCGCTTGAGGCCGTGCTGGAGCGCGATCGCTGGGCGGTCGCGTCGCGCGACGCAGGCTTCGACGCGCGGGAGTACCGGCTGTTCCGTCGCGCGGACGGCGTGGTGACGAGCGCGGCGGTCGACCACGCGCGTTTCGTCGAACTCGCGGCGGCGTGCGCGGCGCGGGCCGCTGGGGGACGCCAATTCATGGCGACCGAGGAGCGCGGCGCCCTACGGCTGCATTTCCCCCCCCCGCGGTGGCTCGCGCGGCTTCTGGCACTGGGGCAGGCAGTCGACCCAGGCCGCGCCCTCGTCGCGTGGCTCGTGCCCGACGATCTTCTGGCGGATGTCCGGAGCGCGCTCCGACGCGGGCTCTGGTGCGAGGTGGCGCCGAACTGA